The following proteins come from a genomic window of Montipora foliosa isolate CH-2021 chromosome 2, ASM3666993v2, whole genome shotgun sequence:
- the LOC137991909 gene encoding uncharacterized protein has translation MAEGKAQLTLPAFDLEMLLLIHSEAETTPRRLTASLLKDVKIQPKYATQPLVSKPAWPYAFWRTNYEDLPLQAQSNLVQPATGFCEENTCETDSTTDSSSTAGPANGSPELKSSTTADNLLFDQLNLLSALVELIAGNADNGSPSTDSKSKESDPSKTGAILESSEKTLAEDKNRERASVDNSFGLNTGSNSWSSEMRISSIQREGNTADQVKAMSLDTVVPVVTECESKIEQSSTSVRVCRKHVCEDPVMPLEQTINLTPDQNTLGYNDPIKMKEEQKMESLDEAPKSGQMINASKSPHFTTELQTLVSTQSVLYNSLRNCYSIEATVHELQANYFIFSKSYIINTGSMADGTKIGDPDEFDFNVALPVLADPAIAELLYTKLGIQTQLHYHVNDKVLSFLHQFPFVNRSYRHILTNAYLLLVFRETLKKQLPIEWIMLTESDIHMMRVFLKAQILTLHLQCISGPYQDSVLSIDVCYGIPLNAKQLETVYVSDTTHALHLSFIQSECLRMNTEVLAVISQNPLVGRRFFFRTEPYRFQSHKLVADCYRLAKYLTRIFLPRISKNNCKLCEDTLIPSFHLKTAVSFMMDAYKEVSDWSDAQLGDRVIEVFEIIKYSYSTEYRTLAHYSYINSMRLDVKMKYIPNSGVLKVGEGLDDDKPCTIPKKENVSLASSSSQVNIATAVQRYWNYMETEEWTVGDLLSQLVQLLYVFKFTDISP, from the exons ATGGCAGAAGGAAAAGCTCAGCTGACATTACCGGCATTTGACCTTGAAATGCTGCTACTCATACATTCAGAGGCAGAAACGACGCCAAGGCGATTGACAGCTAGCTTACTTAAAGATGTGAAAATCCAACCGAAATATGCGACGCAGCCACTGGTTTCAAAACCGGCTTGGCCTTACGCATTTTGGCGCACTAATTATGAGGATCTGCCGTTACAGGCCCAAAGTAATTTGGTACAGCCAGCGACAGGTTTTTGCGAGGAGAACACTTGTGAAACCGACAGTACCACGGATTCTTCTTCCACTGCAGGTCCAGCCAATGGATCGCCTGAGTTGAAATCTTCGACTACCGCAGATAATTTACTTTTCGATCAGCTAAACCTGCTTTCGGCATTAGTTGAACTTATTGCTGGGAATGCTGACAATGGTAGTCCTAGTACTGACTCAAAAAGTAAGGAAAGTGATCCTTCAAAGACAGGAGCAATTCTGGAATCTAGCGAGAAGACATTGGCTGAAGACAAGAACAGGGAACGCGCATCCGTTGACAATTCTTTCGGTTTAAATACGGGGTCAAACAGCTGGTCCAGCGAAATGCGGATCTCTAGCATTCAAAGGGAAGGAAACACTGCAGATCAGGTTAAAGCGATGAGCCTAGACACGGTTGTTCCAGTGGTGACTGAATGTGAAAGCAAGATTGAACAAAGTTCTACTTCTGTCCGTGTTTGTCGTAAACATGTCTGTGAGGACCCCGTAATGCCTCTAGAACAGACCATTAACTTAACACCTGATCAAAACACGTTGGGTTATAATGACCCTATCAAAATGAAAGAAGAGCAAAAAATGGAGAGTCTCGATGAGGCTCCGAAATCCGGGCAAATGATTAATGCTTCAAAAAGTCCTCATTTCACAACTGAACTTCAGACACTAGTTTCCACACAATCAGTCTTGTACAATTCACTAAGGAATTG ttactccaTAGAAGCTACTGTCCATGAGCTCCAGGCAAATTATTTCATATTTTCCAAAAGCTACATCATAAACACAGGAAGCATGGCTGACGGTACCAAGATTGGTGATCCTGATGAATTTGACTTCAATGTTGCACTCCCCGTGTTAGCAGATCCAGCTATAGCAGAACTATTGTACACCAAGCTTGGAATACAAACACAGCTTCATTATCATGTCAATGACAAGGTTCTTTCTTTCCTGCATCAATTTCCATTTGTGAATAGGTCATACAGACACATCCTCACAAACGCATATCTTCTCCTAGTTTTTCGAGAAACATTAAAGAAACAGCTACCTATTGAATGGATAATGCTTACGGAAAGTGATATTCATATGATGAGAGTATTTCTAAAAGCACAGATCTTAACCCTTCATCTGCAGTGTATTTCTGGGCCATATCAAGATTCTGTCCTTTCTATTGATGTGTGTTATGGAATTCCCCTTAATGCCAAGCAACTCGAGACCGTATATGTTAGTGACACTACTCATGCTTTGCATCTGTCCTTTATTCAGAGCGAGTGTCTCCGTATGAATACAGAGGTTCTGGCAGTTATCAGTCAAAACCCCCTTGTTGGAAGGCGGTTCTTTTTTCGAACAGAACCATACAGGTTTCAAAGCCACAAATTGGTTGCAGACTGTTACAGACTGGCAAAGTACCTTACAAGAATTTTCCTTCCAAGAATTTCAAAGAACAATTGCAAACTATGCGAAGACACCTTGATCCCATCATTTCACCTGAAAACTGCAGTGTCATTTATGATGGATGCCTACAAAGAGGTGAGTGATTGGTCTGATGCCCAACTTGGAGACAGAGTGATAGAAGTGTTTGAAATTATAAAGTACAGCTACTCGACTGAGTATAGAACATTAGCTCATTACTCATACATAAATAGCATGAGGTTGGATGTTAAAATGAAGTACATCCCAAACAGTGGTGTGCTCAAGGTTGGGGAAGGTTTGGACGATGACAAACCCTGCACAATCCCCAAAAAGGAAAACGTCAGCCTTGCATCATCATCGTCCCAAGTAAACATTGCCACTGCAGTGCAAAGGTACTGGAATTATATGGAAACTGAAGAATGGACAGTGGGAGATTTGCTCAGTCAGCTTGTTCAGCTTTTATATGTGTTCAAGTTCACAGACATTTCTCCTTAG